A genomic stretch from Trichlorobacter lovleyi includes:
- a CDS encoding LPD28 domain-containing protein → MIQLAFINGIQCLVSEGRADTKSVAAEKGYTNQYFIRHSDDGPDDPATVELEPISVNFWGSTYFKAPFLSNNQSYAEIKQFEKAAKCPKCGEEYNSDGEGHDYDAVCEYDLCTECLGGCPYCDDCVLCGEEINKQNIISCPECGEKFCHSCYDENLPAGCGAHAQVWPIKSSPF, encoded by the coding sequence ATGATCCAGCTTGCTTTCATCAATGGGATTCAATGCCTTGTTTCTGAAGGGCGTGCGGACACAAAGTCTGTTGCTGCAGAAAAAGGTTACACTAACCAGTATTTTATTCGTCATTCCGACGACGGACCTGACGATCCCGCCACAGTTGAACTTGAGCCAATATCCGTAAACTTCTGGGGCAGCACATATTTCAAAGCCCCCTTCTTGTCTAACAATCAAAGCTATGCAGAAATAAAACAATTTGAAAAGGCAGCCAAATGCCCGAAGTGTGGTGAGGAGTATAACTCCGATGGCGAAGGCCATGATTATGATGCTGTTTGTGAATACGACCTGTGTACAGAGTGTCTTGGCGGATGCCCATACTGTGATGATTGTGTGCTGTGCGGTGAAGAGATAAACAAACAAAACATCATTTCTTGCCCTGAGTGTGGAGAAAAATTTTGTCATTCCTGTTACGACGAAAACCTACCAGCAGGATGCGGAGCGCACGCTCAGGTCTGGCCTATCAAATCATCACCATTTTAG
- a CDS encoding single-stranded DNA-binding protein, protein MSQDQIGEVRNEVTVEGVVISKSISLRQTNSGTYTTNFTIETKEAGRGPVPVGVKAFGALAKECHYTLAEGERIIIKGELASSPHQKVEVKAKTITFLGNLFNNSPINEAVAA, encoded by the coding sequence ATGAGCCAGGATCAGATTGGTGAAGTTCGTAACGAGGTGACCGTTGAGGGCGTTGTTATCAGCAAGAGTATATCGCTCAGGCAAACAAATTCAGGCACCTATACTACAAACTTTACTATTGAAACAAAAGAAGCAGGACGCGGGCCTGTGCCAGTAGGAGTTAAGGCTTTTGGTGCGCTGGCCAAAGAGTGCCACTACACTTTGGCTGAAGGGGAGAGGATTATCATCAAAGGTGAACTGGCATCGTCACCGCACCAAAAGGTTGAAGTAAAAGCCAAAACAATAACTTTTTTGGGCAACCTGTTTAATAACAGCCCAATCAACGAGGCGGTTGCAGCTTAA
- a CDS encoding type IA DNA topoisomerase: MLVVIEAPGKLKKIREYSGATVFATVGHYYDLPDREIGVDLETLDPVFIPKESKPGLINDLIAKAKGQDVIVATDPDREGYAIGTMVWQDVKKVAKSVKRAEFREISAKVVAAEIARAVPMEKTNLSLYDAFLGRRIGDRLIGYLLTPLASSQLGKATPSWSVGRVQSPALRLIGEREREIRAFVSGVYYLVGIQCDKDDVSFTAWWTGGRLTCKVEAESLLAKIASSESAQVVSVVRKNRTESPKPPFTTSSLQMAASTQLGFAPELTMQLAQKLYEAGLTTYHRTDSVRIADEFIEEIRAHVIGYFGEDYVPAKPYSHKTKNSQADAHEGIRPTHVHPLADCKKTVLAESLGEDHARLYDLIMRRALASQMSAAQLDTTTALLRCNFEEFKANGRVLVFDGFKKIWAEDDEPAQTSESSETKKEKESEEDSVGGSQSLPDLFDGEEIEKLGDVFDERSTKAPPRYTEAALIRKLEDLGIGRPSTYATIMKRLKDQAYVVIKARKFNITERGEKLLVWLESTTPWLIDYEMTRKLEEYLDKVEDGSQEWKKLAERIMVRIREAGGGKIIARASAVTSGTPSAPRQLSEKQKAIIDKNADKKVKKSAEAGDYATCKKWLDSWFAEKAKKE, encoded by the coding sequence ATGCTGGTTGTTATCGAAGCCCCAGGAAAACTCAAAAAAATAAGAGAGTATTCCGGGGCTACTGTTTTTGCCACAGTGGGCCATTACTATGACTTGCCAGACAGGGAAATTGGCGTTGATCTTGAGACGCTGGACCCTGTGTTCATCCCAAAAGAATCCAAGCCTGGGTTGATTAACGATCTTATTGCAAAAGCCAAAGGGCAGGACGTTATAGTGGCCACTGACCCTGATCGTGAGGGGTATGCAATTGGCACAATGGTGTGGCAAGACGTTAAAAAGGTTGCGAAGTCGGTTAAACGAGCAGAGTTTCGCGAGATTTCAGCAAAAGTAGTAGCTGCTGAAATAGCGCGTGCGGTGCCGATGGAAAAAACCAATCTCAGTCTCTACGACGCTTTTTTGGGGAGGAGGATAGGGGATAGGCTTATTGGGTATTTGTTAACCCCCTTAGCGTCCAGTCAGCTAGGCAAGGCCACTCCATCATGGTCAGTCGGCCGAGTCCAGTCGCCAGCATTGCGTTTGATTGGCGAACGAGAAAGGGAAATACGTGCTTTTGTTTCTGGCGTCTATTACCTCGTCGGCATCCAGTGTGACAAAGATGATGTCTCTTTCACCGCTTGGTGGACAGGTGGCAGGCTTACATGCAAGGTGGAAGCAGAGAGCCTTCTGGCAAAAATTGCATCATCTGAATCTGCTCAGGTAGTTTCCGTTGTCCGGAAAAACCGGACAGAATCACCCAAACCCCCTTTCACCACATCATCGCTACAAATGGCAGCCTCAACACAATTGGGTTTTGCTCCTGAACTCACGATGCAGCTAGCCCAAAAACTTTATGAAGCTGGACTGACAACATATCACCGGACTGACAGTGTGCGTATTGCAGATGAATTTATCGAAGAGATCAGGGCGCACGTTATTGGTTATTTCGGGGAAGACTACGTGCCTGCGAAGCCATATTCGCACAAAACTAAAAACAGCCAAGCTGACGCCCATGAAGGCATTAGACCAACTCATGTTCATCCTTTGGCTGATTGCAAAAAAACGGTTTTGGCAGAGTCACTTGGGGAAGACCATGCCAGACTGTATGATCTGATTATGCGTAGGGCGCTCGCCTCACAAATGTCGGCGGCACAGCTTGATACGACAACAGCCCTTCTGCGGTGCAACTTTGAAGAGTTTAAAGCCAATGGTCGCGTGCTTGTTTTCGACGGCTTTAAAAAAATATGGGCAGAGGATGATGAGCCGGCCCAAACATCAGAGTCGTCCGAAACGAAGAAAGAAAAAGAATCAGAAGAAGATTCAGTCGGGGGTAGTCAATCACTTCCCGATCTTTTTGATGGTGAAGAGATAGAAAAGCTTGGTGACGTTTTTGACGAAAGATCTACCAAAGCCCCACCGCGCTATACAGAGGCAGCCCTGATAAGAAAACTTGAAGATCTTGGAATAGGGAGGCCGTCAACCTATGCGACGATAATGAAACGCCTGAAGGATCAAGCGTATGTCGTTATCAAGGCGCGTAAATTTAATATCACCGAGCGCGGAGAAAAGCTTCTTGTATGGCTCGAATCAACAACACCCTGGCTTATAGACTACGAAATGACCCGAAAACTAGAAGAATATCTGGATAAGGTCGAGGACGGGAGTCAGGAGTGGAAAAAACTTGCGGAACGAATAATGGTCAGGATACGAGAGGCAGGTGGTGGCAAGATAATAGCTCGGGCCTCAGCCGTTACTTCTGGAACTCCTTCCGCCCCGCGACAACTTAGCGAAAAGCAAAAAGCAATCATTGATAAAAATGCGGATAAAAAAGTGAAGAAGTCTGCAGAAGCAGGGGACTATGCCACCTGTAAAAAATGGCTTGATAGCTGGTTCGCCGAAAAAGCAAAAAAAGAATAA
- a CDS encoding UvrD-helicase domain-containing protein — MKLTEEQELIVSHQGDAVCNAVAGAGKSSVLVEYARRRVNKRGLYLGYNRSVKEEAIHKFKKGGCPLVVAETAHSLAYRLMRVKENFELQESGNIPIYDCVSLCQAIPGTSSALASDLDQLVFARHVLSWLSAYCNSTAETPGDYNYLFTIQDAAGQYFVEKHYSRLNQAVTKIFEGMKNNKIPLIHDAYLKLFQLSRPNLDEFDFVAFDEGQDACPTMLDIFLRQRGDKIIVGDSQQSIYGFRGAVNSLQQVDFKKFSMSASWRFGEEIAENALEALELKKIFGRHKSDFKLLGCGRPVEKRSSTAVVARSNLELLDRAIDAVKKFGVDKICFEGNLSSYSYMGGGGASLYDVLLLFLNRKDKVKNEFIASFEGYGALKEYVTLAEDKDLGLMMMIAQKHGREMFDHLRSLKDAHCPKKQAEMVFSTVHKAKGMEYDLVYLAPGFITEADIYKKLGEIEEARMEGAQKQSALDALEEEINMLYVGITRAKDFVVMLDKDDSAG, encoded by the coding sequence ATGAAACTTACAGAAGAACAGGAACTTATAGTCTCTCATCAGGGGGATGCAGTTTGTAATGCAGTCGCCGGGGCGGGAAAGTCGAGTGTTTTGGTGGAGTATGCTCGCCGAAGGGTGAATAAACGCGGATTGTACCTCGGCTACAACAGGTCGGTAAAAGAGGAGGCCATCCACAAATTCAAAAAAGGTGGGTGCCCCTTAGTCGTTGCTGAAACTGCCCATTCTCTTGCTTATCGCCTTATGAGAGTCAAAGAAAACTTTGAGTTACAGGAGAGTGGCAATATACCAATTTATGATTGTGTTTCGCTCTGTCAGGCGATACCTGGCACATCGTCCGCATTGGCGTCAGACCTTGACCAGTTGGTATTTGCCAGGCACGTTCTGTCTTGGCTATCAGCATACTGCAATTCAACCGCTGAGACTCCAGGGGACTATAATTATCTATTCACCATTCAAGATGCCGCCGGGCAATATTTTGTAGAAAAGCACTACTCCCGCTTAAATCAAGCCGTCACGAAGATATTTGAAGGGATGAAAAACAACAAAATCCCTTTAATCCATGATGCCTACCTCAAGCTCTTCCAGCTGTCACGGCCTAACCTTGATGAGTTTGACTTCGTGGCCTTTGACGAAGGGCAAGACGCTTGTCCAACCATGCTGGATATATTCCTGCGTCAGCGCGGAGACAAAATTATCGTTGGAGATTCCCAGCAATCGATCTATGGATTCCGCGGAGCCGTGAACAGTCTGCAGCAGGTTGATTTTAAAAAATTCAGCATGAGCGCCAGCTGGAGGTTTGGAGAGGAAATAGCAGAAAATGCTCTCGAAGCCCTTGAGCTTAAAAAAATATTTGGTCGCCACAAGAGTGATTTCAAGTTGCTGGGATGTGGGCGACCGGTTGAAAAAAGGAGTTCTACGGCTGTTGTCGCAAGAAGCAACCTTGAACTACTGGATAGAGCCATTGATGCCGTGAAAAAATTTGGCGTGGATAAGATCTGTTTTGAGGGCAACCTGAGTTCATACTCCTATATGGGCGGAGGAGGTGCTTCTTTGTATGATGTTCTTCTCTTGTTTTTGAACAGAAAGGACAAGGTAAAAAATGAGTTCATTGCATCTTTTGAAGGCTATGGCGCGCTCAAGGAGTATGTAACACTTGCGGAGGATAAGGATCTGGGACTCATGATGATGATCGCCCAAAAACATGGTCGAGAGATGTTCGACCACCTGAGAAGCCTAAAGGATGCGCACTGCCCCAAGAAACAGGCTGAAATGGTATTTTCAACCGTTCACAAAGCCAAAGGCATGGAATATGATCTGGTCTATCTTGCGCCCGGATTTATTACTGAAGCAGATATCTACAAAAAACTTGGTGAAATAGAGGAAGCTCGAATGGAAGGCGCGCAAAAACAAAGCGCTCTGGATGCGCTTGAAGAGGAAATCAATATGCTTTATGTCGGAATAACACGGGCAAAAGATTTTGTGGTTATGCTGGATAAAGATGATAGTGCTGGCTAA
- a CDS encoding ribonuclease R family protein, producing MRKKTSLNYLAERLAAHIVINAPSGLTLEGLSCSISCSHELSGLTKDHTALLNCLKLAEQKGFVEVTKTEGGDFIVPALDLLEDARIDDEDSYEDPLPSDDFDEVSCSYTTTGLLHITPNGYGFVSRRVGSDILIPHSGLADAITGDLVRINVFDDGDFEVTGEIVEIVTPAEPIFVGILSSPEKSSGMHKLLPFMSQICGRGVFVGQSRNHDLSGSLARVEIIKRPDGPGKGIVGKAVDLCTSPELPEHASKAVCVEFGLQTTQTESAAIEAKQVGAGLYIGPSVERINLSGLPFITIDGEASRDFDDAVYLSKDSNGDWQLKVAIADVSHFVMPGSALDKHAYERGTSIYFPDQCIPMLPEELSNGACSLVEGEERLVLVAEMIIGLDGSIISYDFYRGSIISQRRLTYQQAERMITGHNQDHLSDMLREMNSCRIVLNQKRLEEGALVFFVDEIDLAEDDDSLVYRKSASSTARLRSQMLIEEFMLAANQSAARFISKKLIKQPVLLRTHEEPDVETIRGLAKYANIEASGKSSRQIIQEITSMPRSYASDIFMNKAIRCMKKARYSAVDGGTGEQHFSLATKFYTHFTSPIRRYPDILVHRAITQILDGTPDASQPEKHLAEFAQHCSNKELCATKAERAYLKRISARTAVGLIGNQVPGVVSGLSKRGIYVEIGESKIEGVVSSKTLRGRFDKPTCTYHLFKMKGVANTPRTIRLGAVIDVVVESVNELYRTINLKIV from the coding sequence GTGCGCAAGAAAACATCTTTAAATTACCTCGCCGAACGCTTAGCGGCCCACATTGTTATCAACGCCCCTTCAGGATTAACTCTGGAGGGGCTTTCCTGTTCCATTTCATGTAGCCATGAACTATCCGGACTCACAAAAGATCATACTGCCCTCCTAAATTGTCTGAAGCTGGCAGAGCAAAAAGGCTTTGTTGAAGTAACAAAGACAGAAGGGGGTGATTTTATTGTGCCGGCCTTGGATCTGCTTGAAGATGCCAGAATTGACGATGAAGACAGTTATGAAGATCCTCTACCTTCCGATGATTTTGACGAAGTCAGTTGTTCCTATACGACAACTGGTCTTCTCCATATAACGCCGAACGGCTACGGCTTTGTCTCTCGCCGCGTAGGTAGTGATATTTTAATACCGCATTCGGGGCTTGCTGATGCCATTACTGGAGATCTGGTAAGAATTAACGTCTTTGACGACGGCGACTTCGAAGTTACAGGAGAGATTGTAGAGATAGTTACCCCTGCTGAGCCCATCTTTGTTGGCATACTCTCAAGCCCTGAGAAGTCTAGCGGCATGCACAAGCTTTTACCATTCATGAGCCAAATTTGCGGAAGAGGTGTCTTTGTCGGGCAGTCGCGTAATCACGACCTGTCCGGCAGTCTCGCAAGGGTTGAAATCATCAAAAGACCGGACGGTCCTGGAAAAGGTATAGTCGGAAAAGCTGTTGATCTCTGCACATCTCCTGAGTTGCCCGAGCATGCCAGCAAGGCTGTTTGTGTAGAGTTCGGGCTACAGACAACCCAAACAGAATCAGCTGCAATAGAGGCAAAACAAGTAGGCGCAGGCCTATATATTGGACCATCTGTAGAGCGTATAAATCTCTCGGGTCTGCCTTTCATAACTATCGATGGCGAAGCATCAAGAGATTTCGATGATGCAGTATATCTCAGCAAGGATTCCAATGGTGATTGGCAGTTAAAGGTTGCTATAGCAGACGTCTCTCACTTTGTAATGCCTGGGTCAGCACTTGATAAACATGCCTATGAACGCGGGACAAGCATCTACTTTCCAGATCAATGCATTCCCATGTTGCCTGAGGAGCTAAGTAACGGGGCATGTTCATTAGTTGAAGGTGAAGAGCGCCTTGTCCTTGTTGCTGAAATGATCATCGGACTCGATGGCTCCATTATCTCCTACGATTTTTATCGTGGTTCGATAATTTCGCAGAGGCGCCTTACCTACCAGCAGGCAGAGAGAATGATAACAGGACACAACCAGGATCATCTGTCAGATATGCTACGTGAGATGAACAGTTGCCGCATTGTGCTTAATCAAAAACGTCTTGAAGAAGGTGCTTTGGTCTTTTTTGTTGATGAGATTGACTTGGCAGAAGACGACGACTCGTTGGTTTACCGGAAATCAGCATCTTCCACGGCCCGATTACGATCACAAATGCTAATCGAGGAATTCATGCTCGCTGCCAACCAATCAGCTGCTAGATTTATTTCTAAAAAACTGATCAAGCAACCAGTACTGCTACGGACGCATGAAGAACCTGATGTTGAAACAATCAGGGGTCTTGCTAAATATGCGAACATAGAAGCTTCAGGAAAATCTTCGCGGCAGATAATCCAAGAGATTACTTCCATGCCCAGATCGTATGCAAGTGACATCTTTATGAACAAGGCCATCCGGTGCATGAAAAAAGCCAGATACTCCGCAGTAGACGGGGGAACAGGGGAACAACATTTTAGCTTGGCTACAAAATTTTATACTCATTTCACATCACCGATTAGGCGATATCCAGACATTCTTGTGCATCGCGCAATAACACAAATACTGGACGGCACGCCAGACGCCAGTCAGCCAGAAAAACATTTGGCTGAATTTGCGCAGCATTGTAGTAATAAAGAGCTTTGTGCAACAAAAGCAGAACGGGCGTACCTTAAGCGGATTTCAGCGCGAACTGCAGTTGGCCTTATAGGGAACCAAGTGCCAGGCGTGGTAAGTGGGTTGTCCAAGAGAGGTATATATGTCGAAATTGGCGAATCCAAAATTGAAGGGGTAGTATCGTCAAAAACCTTGAGAGGCCGGTTCGACAAACCGACTTGCACTTATCACCTTTTTAAAATGAAGGGCGTGGCAAACACACCTCGGACAATCCGGCTTGGTGCTGTAATTGATGTTGTTGTGGAGTCGGTCAATGAACTGTACCGCACTATAAACTTGAAAATAGTGTGA
- a CDS encoding type IV secretory system conjugative DNA transfer family protein — MAVDPYKVTLLGNGQSLDAPTEILDLMIPDSNRTSHMAIFGSTRVGKTRLAENMIEQDIRKGANILFIDPKNDQEVWNKIVQTALTCNREKDLMLVNTAFPEFSTKIDPLSHWFIPEELVAHSIAGIKEGKDPFYRNLSKEVVTVIISALNIIARSEGQDRGRFNFADIKSHVGIEELEKLKESLSSVTTSEELRREALDLCADIERIINTGKENFSKVAASLRVALMELTTGNVGKIVGKASSNRFITRLEEDKSVIMVCQLSSLSVEEAALTLGKVMLSMTKSFVGRVFNSNRRRVKKPLCIYIDEAQSILFPGLEDMFAKAGGANVFITMFVQSVNQIYDAVGKEKGKAILDNTNTKMFMRVPDPETAMYVAAHFGTHKVLSPIMSPSGGITAREVEEDVIKPADVMKLRPREFFLTTYADEKYSGKFKGKTCDSSDTWLEIQYPSAPA, encoded by the coding sequence ATGGCTGTTGATCCTTACAAAGTTACATTGCTTGGCAATGGGCAATCACTAGATGCGCCGACCGAAATACTCGATTTAATGATACCCGACTCAAACAGAACTTCGCATATGGCTATTTTTGGCTCTACGCGGGTGGGAAAGACGCGTTTGGCAGAAAACATGATCGAGCAAGATATACGGAAGGGTGCAAACATACTGTTTATTGACCCAAAAAACGACCAGGAAGTCTGGAACAAAATCGTTCAAACGGCCTTAACATGCAACAGGGAAAAAGACTTGATGCTCGTCAATACAGCATTCCCTGAGTTTTCAACCAAGATCGACCCTCTGTCTCACTGGTTTATTCCTGAGGAGTTGGTTGCGCATTCCATCGCCGGAATCAAAGAGGGTAAAGACCCTTTTTACAGGAACCTTTCCAAAGAAGTCGTCACGGTTATTATCTCTGCGCTGAACATAATTGCCAGGTCAGAAGGCCAGGACAGAGGTCGTTTTAACTTTGCCGATATAAAAAGCCATGTAGGCATAGAGGAGCTTGAAAAACTAAAAGAATCTTTGTCTTCAGTAACCACATCAGAAGAATTGCGCCGGGAGGCGCTTGACCTGTGTGCGGATATTGAGCGGATCATTAACACCGGCAAAGAAAACTTTTCAAAGGTTGCTGCTTCTCTTCGTGTAGCCCTGATGGAGTTGACTACCGGTAATGTCGGTAAGATCGTCGGCAAAGCTTCATCTAACCGGTTTATAACACGTCTGGAAGAAGACAAAAGCGTCATCATGGTTTGTCAGCTCTCCTCTCTAAGTGTTGAAGAAGCAGCGTTAACACTCGGCAAAGTAATGCTGTCAATGACAAAATCTTTTGTTGGTCGTGTGTTTAATTCAAACAGGCGGAGAGTAAAAAAACCTTTGTGCATCTATATAGATGAAGCGCAAAGCATCCTCTTCCCAGGTCTGGAGGATATGTTTGCCAAGGCAGGCGGCGCAAATGTTTTTATCACCATGTTTGTCCAGTCAGTGAATCAAATATACGACGCGGTTGGAAAAGAAAAGGGCAAGGCAATCTTGGACAACACAAACACAAAAATGTTTATGCGTGTCCCGGATCCGGAAACAGCAATGTATGTGGCTGCTCACTTCGGCACTCACAAAGTTTTGTCGCCAATTATGAGCCCAAGCGGGGGAATAACCGCACGCGAAGTCGAGGAAGACGTAATTAAACCGGCCGACGTCATGAA
- the rdgC gene encoding recombination-associated protein RdgC, producing MGIYSNSVSMMQFNVVGDVPRIQMFDWLSSSLTGRAFRPIDDNAEESSIGWVRTDAFDNAIFDVPGAFMRDNFVFFSYRHDQRKISGAVAKARVRKAEKEFLDKHPDLKRPPKREREEIKERVKLGLLAKTIPTPSTVDIAWDTKTGVLTLFTSSQKVAEKFEELFVKSFEGLRLILIHPFNRSMTLLDDHGKELLASHNQAGSESALDTIKHNTWLGQEFLVWLLHGGLNGKTHYSVTAEGPGENGNHFSAWIDNRLQFQGGGESGVQKVVVSGTQDKFAEAKTALNMGKALTGATIYLELNENQWKFNLDAERFIFKSFKCPSVQVEKESVDAFSEQESVFYERMYLLGQGLQMFNSLLLQFLACRLDASWASIAKDIQDWLEGE from the coding sequence ATGGGGATTTATTCAAATTCAGTGAGTATGATGCAGTTCAATGTTGTTGGGGACGTGCCACGGATCCAAATGTTCGATTGGTTGTCATCCTCGCTTACAGGGCGGGCATTCCGCCCAATCGACGATAATGCTGAAGAAAGTTCAATAGGGTGGGTGAGGACCGATGCCTTTGATAATGCCATTTTTGATGTTCCGGGTGCATTCATGCGGGACAACTTTGTGTTTTTCAGTTATCGGCATGATCAGCGCAAAATATCCGGTGCAGTCGCCAAAGCTCGAGTAAGAAAAGCCGAGAAAGAATTTCTTGATAAACACCCTGACCTCAAGCGCCCACCAAAACGCGAACGGGAAGAAATTAAGGAGCGGGTGAAACTTGGCCTCCTGGCGAAAACCATTCCAACGCCATCTACAGTCGATATCGCTTGGGATACAAAAACAGGCGTATTAACACTGTTTACATCATCACAAAAGGTCGCTGAAAAATTTGAAGAGTTATTCGTTAAGAGCTTTGAGGGCCTACGGCTAATTCTTATCCATCCATTCAACAGATCCATGACTCTGCTGGACGACCATGGCAAAGAATTACTTGCGTCACACAATCAGGCCGGCAGCGAGTCTGCCCTGGACACCATCAAACACAACACCTGGCTCGGGCAGGAATTCCTTGTGTGGCTGCTCCATGGCGGCTTGAACGGCAAAACTCATTATAGTGTTACAGCAGAAGGACCGGGGGAGAATGGCAACCACTTCTCGGCCTGGATTGACAATCGCCTTCAGTTCCAGGGAGGTGGGGAGTCTGGCGTTCAAAAAGTCGTCGTGTCCGGAACTCAGGATAAATTTGCTGAGGCAAAAACCGCACTAAACATGGGTAAAGCGCTCACTGGAGCAACAATCTACCTGGAGTTGAACGAGAACCAATGGAAATTCAACCTTGATGCCGAACGTTTCATCTTCAAATCATTCAAATGCCCTTCAGTACAGGTTGAGAAAGAAAGCGTTGATGCGTTCTCTGAACAGGAATCTGTTTTTTACGAGCGGATGTATTTACTCGGTCAGGGTTTGCAGATGTTCAACAGTCTGCTGCTACAGTTTCTTGCCTGTCGTCTGGACGCCTCCTGGGCGTCAATTGCAAAAGATATCCAAGATTGGTTGGAAGGCGAGTAA
- a CDS encoding VRR-NUC domain-containing protein, translating to MRWNEQQLQEYQNRKSILQTAAGTDRTIAVVHNTSSKILYVPYEHQEQVAFVQWLRSQDIRHNATPNGGFRAAKTAKYLKAEGVSAGFPDITVWPAIGSGLPILYIEMKRSKGGVATDDQLEWQKYLSCLPNTKAVICSGAVEAIRFVVDTWGLSPRKEFDLCVREKGLSKVVN from the coding sequence ATGCGCTGGAACGAACAGCAGCTACAAGAGTATCAAAACCGGAAGTCAATATTGCAGACTGCGGCAGGTACCGATCGAACTATTGCTGTTGTTCATAATACATCTTCTAAGATTTTGTATGTTCCCTACGAGCACCAGGAGCAGGTTGCGTTTGTTCAATGGCTTAGATCCCAGGATATTCGCCACAACGCAACCCCTAACGGCGGGTTTCGTGCAGCCAAGACGGCGAAATACCTAAAGGCTGAGGGAGTATCTGCAGGATTCCCGGACATAACGGTATGGCCTGCAATAGGAAGCGGCTTGCCTATTCTTTACATAGAAATGAAAAGAAGCAAAGGAGGTGTAGCGACAGATGATCAATTGGAATGGCAAAAATACTTGTCCTGCCTCCCGAACACAAAGGCCGTTATTTGTAGTGGTGCCGTTGAGGCTATTCGTTTCGTAGTAGATACTTGGGGGCTTTCCCCCCGGAAGGAGTTTGACTTATGCGTGCGAGAAAAAGGCTTGTCAAAAGTGGTCAACTAA
- a CDS encoding lytic transglycosylase domain-containing protein, whose product MIRRVLSITVALAASVFLLTGFCFQEAGERYGIPPEVLMSISKQESGMRADLPPSWNKDGSYDVGVMRINSNWYHWSPEVRSLWPHLEDPCTNVMVGAWLLARCIHDYGYNWKGIGCYNSRTPSKNEKYARSVARQLLSMRGGSNVP is encoded by the coding sequence GTGATCAGGCGTGTATTAAGCATAACTGTAGCTTTAGCTGCATCTGTGTTTTTGCTGACCGGTTTTTGCTTCCAGGAGGCAGGCGAGCGTTATGGTATTCCGCCTGAGGTGCTTATGAGCATATCAAAGCAAGAGTCAGGAATGCGTGCTGATTTGCCACCAAGTTGGAATAAGGATGGATCTTATGATGTGGGTGTCATGAGAATTAATAGCAACTGGTACCACTGGTCTCCTGAAGTGCGTAGTTTGTGGCCCCATCTGGAAGACCCTTGTACCAATGTCATGGTGGGGGCCTGGCTACTTGCGCGATGCATCCACGATTACGGTTATAACTGGAAGGGGATAGGTTGTTACAACAGTCGAACGCCTTCAAAAAATGAAAAATACGCAAGAAGCGTAGCACGTCAACTTTTGAGCATGCGAGGTGGCAGCAATGTTCCTTGA